Part of the Woronichinia naegeliana WA131 genome, ATTATTTGATTATGACCTCTGATCCGCTCTCTCCTCTCTCTTTAGCAACTGCCCATCTGTCGGCCCTCCGTCATCATCTTCTGACCCTTTTCGCCAGTTTGGCCTATCAAGAGGGGGATTTTGTTTTGTCCTCCGGTCAGCCGAGTCCCTACTATATCAACGGCAAAAAAGTTACTCTTACCGCAGAGGGGGCTTTGGCAGTCGGTCGTTTGCTCTTAGCTGAATTACCTCCAACGGCGATCGCGGTAGCTGGTCTAACCTTGGGGGCCGATCCGCTGGTGACAGCCGTCAGTGTGGTTTCTGCCTACGAAAACCGTCCTGTGGCTGCTCTGATTATTCGCAAAGAGGCGAAGGGTCATGGAACTAAAGCTTACATTGAAGGCCCCAATCTTCCTGCCGGTACCCATGTTGTCGTACTAGAAGATGTGGTAACAACGGGCAAATCGGCCATGTTAGCGGTCGAGCGTCTCCGTGATGCGGGCTATCAAGTCAATGAAGTGATTACTTTGGTAGATCGAGAACAGGGAGGGGCTGAATTTTACCGTTCCAAGGATTTAACATTTCGCGCACTTTTCTCCATTACCGAGATTCAGGCGATCGCCAGGGATCTGTACTCATAAAAATAAAAATACGATGATGAGTGGCAACGCTAATTGGCCTATTTCATGCATATGATCCTGTAAAACCGCGATCGCGATGAATGGATAATTATCAACTATTCATTATCAACTATCAATTACAAAGCGATCGCGATGAATGGATAATTATCAACTATTCATTATCAACTATCAATTACAAAGCGATCGCGATGAATGGATAATGGGCAATTGACAATGGATAATTATCAACTATTCATTATCAACTATCAATTACAAAGCGATCACATTTTTCGTAATAGAAGATGGCGATCGCGTTATCCAGACACAAATTTCCTATTTTTGCGGTAAAATGGGCTTGTTACTTTTACATAGCATTAAATCATGACAGTAAAATTTTATTAAGAGTATAAACTTGGAGCGGATTTTCTAGTATTGAGTGAACTTATTTGCTGAGTCAAAAATTATGGAAATTTTACTAAACCCAGAAAGTCAAAAATTTATCCAGAAGCAATTAGAAGTAGGAAAGTATCGCAACCATGACGAAGCCATCAACGTGGCCCTTTTTTTGCTAGAAAAACTTGATCGAGAATATACAGAATGGCTAGAAGAAACTCGCCAAAAGGTTGCCATCGGCATAGCTCAACTAGAACGAGGTGAGAGCCTTGATGCGGAACAGGTAGTCGAAGGGATTCTTGACAAGTTTCGTGAAACTAAGGAGACGGCTAAGTGATTCGTCCACAAATCTCTAAAGCCGCTTGTCAAGACTTGGATGCGATCGCTGAATATTTTCTGATAAGAAATATAGATGCAGGAGAAAAATTTTTTCAAGAATTTAATCAAAAATGCAAGTATCTTGTTAACTTCCCTTTTATCGGAAGGAGTTACGCTTCAATTAGCAATGGATTAAGAGGATTACCAATACAAGGATATATTATCCTTTGCCTTGTTACCAAAGATAATTAACTCGAAATTGTACGGGTTGTAAATGGTAGGCAGGATCTAGAAAATTTATTTGATGAAAATTAGGTAGAAATCTAATTAGGCGATCTCGTTCTATATTTTTGCCTGATTAGGCGATCGCAATACATTAATTTTGTTTAAATACTTCCTCCATATCTCTTGAACCATGAAGCAATCGAATCACATCAATTCCATCCTCAATCTGTTGATAAAAGACAACATAATTATCAATGGGAAAACTCCGTAAATCTGGCAACAAATCGGGTCTTTTCCGACCTAAACTAGAATTTTGAGCCAAGTTATCAACTTACTTTCTATTCGATCTAAAAAATCATCCGCTCTATCTGGACTATCATCGGCAATGTAATCCCAAATATCCAGCAAATCCAATTCAGCAAGCGGACGCTTCAAAAGGATTGCCATTTTTACACCTGTTTCTGTTGCTTGTGTTGCCGTGCTTTTGCTTTCACGCTCTGCATATCAAGAGGGGTAGCATCACCACTATCTAAACCTACCTGAATATCTTGGCGTAATTCTTGCAAACGCAATTGCTGAAGTTGATCCCGTTCTTGCAACAATCTCAAACCTTCGCGTACAACTTCACTAGCAGAATAGTATAAGCCAGTGTTGACTTTTCCTTGTATAAAGCTTTCTAGCTCAGGGGTCAGAGACACGTTCATAGACCTAATCCTCTAATCATCTTGATATTAATATTTTCGCTGCAATAACAACAAATAGCAATAACTGTTATCAAATTTATTGGTGAGTAGTTAGGCGATCGCGGTTTGATGCTAAAATTCCGACAAGATGAATAGCCAAAACGACGACTACGATAGTCCTTGGAAAGAAGCCCTAACCCGTTATTTACCCGAATTTTTGGACTTCTACTTTCCCCCGGCCCATCAGGCGATCGACTGGACTCAACCCCACACCTTCCTCGATCAAGAACTCGCTCAAATTGTTCGAGATAGTGAACTCGGTAGAAGACGGATTGATCGCCTAGTCCAAGTTACCACCCTAACCTCGGCCATAGAATGGGTTTATATTCATATCGAAGTTCAAAGCCAAGTAGATTCAGACTTTGCCGAACGATTATTTACCTATAATTATCGTCTTTACGACCGTTATCATCGCCCCGTAGCGACCCTAGCCGTACTAGCTGATGAAGGCTTAAATTGGCGACCGAAGGGATTTAGTTACAATCTATTTGGGAGTCAGATGAGTTTGCAATTTGCCAGCGTTAAAATTCTTGACTACGCTCCCCAACTAGAAGAACTTCTAGAAAATCCTAATCCTTTTGCTTTAGTGACAGCCGCTCATTTGCTAACTCAAAAAACCCGTAAAGATGTGCAAGCGCGTTATGCGGCAAAATGGCAACTGGCTAAGTTATTATACGAAAGGGATTGGGGTAAACAGCAGATTATTGACTTATTTTCGGTGATTGATTGGCTGATGACCTTACCGCCCGAATTAGAAAAACGACTCTGGACTTCAATTAGTGAATTAGAGAGGAATATCAGAATGCCCTACGTTACATCAGTAGAACGAATTGGCATCGAACAAGGCATTGAACAAGGCATTGAACAAGGCATTGAACAAGGTATCGAACAGGGTGAAATGATGCTATTACGTCGGATGTTGACGAAGCGTTTCGGTGATTTACCTTCAGCAATAGAGATGCGTTTGAGCCAAGCTTCGATCGCCGATTTAGAGTTATGGGGCGATCGCCTTTTAGATGCCAAAACTTTAGCTGAAGTATTTAATTAATCATAGATTTACAAAATTAAGATGATCGCGGTTTTGAATTGATAATGGACAATTGACAATTGATAATTATCAGTTATCAATTATTAACTATCAATTATTAACTATCAATTATTTGGCGATCGCGTTCTATTTTTTGTCTGATTAGGCGATCGCATTTTAGGGTTATTGCTTGGGCGATCGCAATTTAAAATATTTTTGCTAGTCCAGCTTGTTTTAAAACAGCATTAGCTGTGTGACGGGACTTGATCGAATTATCAACAACAAAACGACGATTAGTGATCGGACTATACCAAATTTCATGATCACCTTTCCCTGCTCTTTCAAAATAGCAATTTGCCTCTAATAATCGTTTTTTTAACTCAGGTGTAAAAGATTTTGCCATTAGTTTAAGCT contains:
- the pyrE gene encoding orotate phosphoribosyltransferase, which produces MTSDPLSPLSLATAHLSALRHHLLTLFASLAYQEGDFVLSSGQPSPYYINGKKVTLTAEGALAVGRLLLAELPPTAIAVAGLTLGADPLVTAVSVVSAYENRPVAALIIRKEAKGHGTKAYIEGPNLPAGTHVVVLEDVVTTGKSAMLAVERLRDAGYQVNEVITLVDREQGGAEFYRSKDLTFRALFSITEIQAIARDLYS
- a CDS encoding type II toxin-antitoxin system ParD family antitoxin, which gives rise to MEILLNPESQKFIQKQLEVGKYRNHDEAINVALFLLEKLDREYTEWLEETRQKVAIGIAQLERGESLDAEQVVEGILDKFRETKETAK
- a CDS encoding type II toxin-antitoxin system RelE/ParE family toxin yields the protein MIRPQISKAACQDLDAIAEYFLIRNIDAGEKFFQEFNQKCKYLVNFPFIGRSYASISNGLRGLPIQGYIILCLVTKDN
- a CDS encoding type II toxin-antitoxin system RelE/ParE family toxin, producing MPDLRSFPIDNYVVFYQQIEDGIDVIRLLHGSRDMEEVFKQN
- a CDS encoding type II toxin-antitoxin system ParD family antitoxin; the protein is MNVSLTPELESFIQGKVNTGLYYSASEVVREGLRLLQERDQLQQLRLQELRQDIQVGLDSGDATPLDMQSVKAKARQHKQQKQV
- a CDS encoding DUF4351 domain-containing protein, with translation MNSQNDDYDSPWKEALTRYLPEFLDFYFPPAHQAIDWTQPHTFLDQELAQIVRDSELGRRRIDRLVQVTTLTSAIEWVYIHIEVQSQVDSDFAERLFTYNYRLYDRYHRPVATLAVLADEGLNWRPKGFSYNLFGSQMSLQFASVKILDYAPQLEELLENPNPFALVTAAHLLTQKTRKDVQARYAAKWQLAKLLYERDWGKQQIIDLFSVIDWLMTLPPELEKRLWTSISELERNIRMPYVTSVERIGIEQGIEQGIEQGIEQGIEQGEMMLLRRMLTKRFGDLPSAIEMRLSQASIADLELWGDRLLDAKTLAEVFN
- a CDS encoding type II toxin-antitoxin system HicA family toxin; translated protein: MAKSFTPELKKRLLEANCYFERAGKGDHEIWYSPITNRRFVVDNSIKSRHTANAVLKQAGLAKIF